TGTGTTAGCAATGCTAACCAGGCTAATCCCAACCGcaataatatacagtacagaccaaaagtttggactgtattgaattcaatgagaaagtgtgtccaaacttttggtctgtactgtatatataagaAACTAAAGATTTTTTAGAGATGttgtcttgttttaaaatagtaCATTTTGTCTCTGACTATAAACTCTTCgaataaatatttcactgcTCACAGCAGGAAGATTAGACAAATATATAttcaatatcttttttttcccattttgtagATTTGGAAGATGCATCACAATTAGCTCAAATATTTATCAGCAgattacaaaaatgaaacttCAAAAGTAAGTCCAGAAAGTTTGGTTTCTACTGACAACAGAATTGCTTTCTTCTCTGGAAACAAGTTCATCACCTAATGTATTCATTAGCAGATGTTTTAATTATATTCAAACATCTACTGCACTTTACAAAGACAGCCAGCcctaattgttttcatttttattatcgCTTCAGGCTCTCAGAAATTTCCCATTCCACTGTTTTCAGCTCAGTGttggaaactttttttcctctctttattTTCCGTTGTGGTTCAGGCTGCTTTGCCAATAATTGCACCCCTAATTACtaagaaatgtatttacaaCAAAGCAAGATAGTGTGAATTACTCTCATTTGCATAATAATGAAAGGAGTCTCTGGGGGATTGGCTTTAAATCGTTTGTTGAGGGGAGAAATTAACTAAAAGGAGAAGCGGTCAGCAGCAGAACAACAGCCTGTTCAAAATGGGCCTGATGCAAATTAGTGTCCTCCGTAAAAGTAATAAAAgctttttccaaaaacaaatcaagataCAGAGTCTAAACTTGTTCTGGAGTAATCACCTGCTTGCTAttataaattactgaataaTCCTTGTCACACAGAAGTTTTGACACATTGGCACAAAAAAGGATGTCTTTGTGGAACTGGCAGGGCACTAGAAGGGCGGAAGGTTGTCCACGTAGACAACACTCATATTCAGGCTAGAGATGGCCAAATGGcctaagtacccttaagtaccttggtaatggcctcaacgcatatCACAATTGCACAATTGGCTGAAGGTTGTCCATTGTGACATATACCTATTCAGTCTGGAGATAGTCCAACTGGCCTGAAGGATTTAAGCTATCATCCTATTAGCTGTTTTCAACaggcgcttttgttctgtaaataaggccattactggcGCACCCAAGCACAATGAAttcattataatattttaaatggagaatTAGACATTTTACAGCCAGGTACAGCTGTGAGCAATGACCAGAAGTATTTGTGTCTAAGTCAAGAGGACTGAAATTCTAGCAtgagaaatatacaaaagaacAACTGTTATTTGGTTAAATGCGTTTTATTCTTGTCATtaaaaacgacacaaaaaatacaagaaataaaacaattccacaCATATTTACACTAGGCACATGGGGGGCTGAGTGGCATGTCCTTGTGTGACTGGCATTTCAGCACTCACAGTCCGTCTGCACTGTCAGAACATACCTGGCACTGCTAGGGTATGACCCTGGTGCATTTGCCACACGTGTACCTGTAGCagtcaacgcatctcacagtcgCATTATTGGTcttgcatcgatggttgacctgacacttcgcccttttgcctgggctgggtgtggaaggttgttccCGAAGCAGTTtttccttgtgtgccttcttctcattCACATGAAAGTTACCCAACTCTTTAGCAAGTTCAACAAGGAAGTCTACCCGTCTCTCCTTCACCCCAAAGCATGCCTGATacagcacatgtgcattcagtgctgccatgtcaatcatattgtagaacaccgcaactggccatctccgtgttcctgcacgcacgctgtactcccgcaccatttggtccatcacatccacaccacactttgttttgttgtaatccGTGACCGTGTTTGGCTTCCTTTTGGTGGTATCCTCAGTCTCAACCACGCTGTGCATGCTGCTGAGAATGTAAACGGCCTTCTTCCTTTTGGGCGCATACACCGTCAGCGTGGCACCAGTGGTTGAAAACACCTGAGTGGTGAATGCAGTGCGATCCGTCTGTGAAGTGGATTGAGGAATTTCCCGGCGTCTCTTGTTGACTGTGCCGAGGATAGTGGTTTTCCGGCTAAGCAGTCGTTGTGCAAGTGACAGTGATGTGAAGAAATTGTCCATGGTTACAGTTCTGCCCTTGTCCATGAACGGTTCCATCAGCCTCATCACTACAGACTCGGACAGTCTCTCCCCGCTGGGACGACTGGGGTCCTTGCCGAGATATGGGAAGACATTGCAGATATACTTTGACTTCAAGTCGCAAGCCACCCAAAACTTGATGCCAAACTTGTCCGGTTttgttgctatgtattgcaggAAACAGCAGCGAGTCTTTGATGGATAAAGCTGTTCATCAATAGTGATGTGTCGACCAGGGTTGAAGGATGCGATGCAGTTGGTGACAAACGATCCCCAAACATCGGCGATTGCAGCAAACTTATCGGTCTCCGCTCGCTCTCTGCGTGTAAGCATGTCATCAAAACGTAGGTGTCGCATGATGTTTTTGAAGCGGCTTCGGGCCATAGTTGCAATGATCCTTGGGTTtcccaggtttgctgaccagctgtcacctAGTGATGGTACTTTgttcaccccccgcaagatgaCGAcggaaataaatgccattagttccgGGAGACCCATGAACCAATCCTGCTGCTCAGTGTGACGTGCATGTTGAGTAGTCCATTCTTGAATGCTACGAAGCATGCCAATGGTGATGAAACAGAGGAAGCTCTGAAGGCGACTCCGGATACTTCGTCTGGCCTTAGCGCTTGGCTCTCCATCTGTGGCGTATGGCTCTATAGGAGTGACATGGAGATGTGTCCCCACTTGCTGTTCACGCCACACTGTGCCATCTTTCGCTGTCTCTGACGGCTCACTCCCCAAACGAGCTCTCTTTtgtggtggaggtggagggagAGTCTCCTCATCTGCAagataaacaatttcaaattaactttttgttttgttctaaataagaaatagtcAGGAAAATATATTAGGTAGGTTGAGAAATCTAACCTGAAGACAGCTCAGAGTCCGAATCCAGTTGAAGGTTGATGTCTTCTCCATCTGAATCCCAAGGGCTGGCACTGCTCTGAATCAGTTCCAATGCCTGCTGAGCGGAGAGCCtcttctgcattttgtttcttgtggaCTACAGTGATGTGGACTACATTGAAGCAGTCCCCTATTTATACTCCACAGCATTTTCCACTCCCACCTTCTGGCCCGACGGTCAATGgctcttttgcttacacttttttcatgtttttttgaggttgatttggttagtttatttctgaactgtcattttataccctcttagctttatttcaaagaaaaacattactaatttcttttagaaaaacctttgcacatttcttgaaacagattgaaTTTTttcaaactctatgtacatttggcaaaaggtcacatctctccaaaaacacttcatgtatgcttcaaaactaaaactaaactgactagttgtaggtatcatagatgcccacccccaacatggactattcacactcccaCCTTCTGGCccgacggtcaacgaccacattcacaattgaagaagggatgctaatctcagtttttgtaatcagggtcttttgaccctgAGATTGTCCAGGGTCGAAAgacccttttatttttttgaggttgatttggttagtttatttctgaaatagctttatttcaaagaaaaacattactaatttcttttagaaaaacctttgcacatttcttgaaacagattgtatgttttgcaaactctatgtacatttggcaaaaggtcacatctctccaaaaacacttcatgtatgcttcaaaactaaaactaaactgactagttgtaggtatcatagatgcccacccccaacatggactattcacactcccaCCTTCTGGCccgacggtcaacgaccacattcacaattgaagaagggatgctaatctcagtttttgtaatcagggtcttttgaccctgAGATTGTCCAGGGTCGAAAgacccttttatttttttgaggttgatttggttagtttatttctgaaatagctttatttcaaagaaaaacattactaatttcttttagaaaaacctttgcacatttcttgaaacagattgtatgttttgcaaactctatgtacatttggcaaaaggtcacatctctccaaaaacacttcatgtatgcttcaaaactaaactgacgAGTTGTAGGTATCATAGATGCCCActcccaacatggactattcacactcccaCCTTCTGGCCCGACGGTCAATGGCCACATtcacaattgaagaagggatgctaatctCAGTTTTTGTAATCAGGGTCTTTTGACTCTCTATCAGGACTTTCAGGGGGGAGGTCGGTAATTACCCCGGTAATGACCAGATAAGGGTAGTTTTACATTTGACCTGAAGAACTTTAGCCTGCATCCTATAATCTGGTTTCATCAAGCACTATTGTTCTGTAAATTACTGGCGCACAAAGGTCAGTTTGGACAGGGTCTTGTGGCCTTGTTTTGGCCCATCCAGCGAGAAATCGAAAACCTGGCCCTCCTAGTGTTAAGACAGACCCAGAGTCTGGAGGCCTCTACTGTGGAAACAtgtgacaacaaaaacaatgatggTAAGGCAAGTGTTTCCTAATGCTGCATGTCCGTCAGGCACAGACCCCTCTTGTGGATGTCGGTATGCTCTGAGCAGTAGTTAGGCTGCTGACTAACTACTGTAGAGGCATTGAGCAGCCTCTGTCTGGTCTCTATGAGTTAATGGTGGGGAACAGACAAGGCTTCATAAGAGAGGCTTTACAAAACAGTTGCATCATAAAGCTGCAAAGCAAGCCTGTCTCTGAGAGGCATCAGCTTTCAAACATTGGCTTCGTGAAATCCAAAGGAGGTGTGGAGTGTTGAGGCTTCTGCGTACGTCACTCCGCCGAGGTCCACGCGTTCTCAAGGCAGACTCAAAGTGGACATCCGCCGGACTCAAAGGACCGTACTTGGTGTGGTGCAGAAAACTGCTCAGCAGGAAACAGAGTTCACATCTAACTGTTTTCTATGCAATACCAAACTGAGTGTTGGTTCAACCGGGCACAGGGACGCGTAGAGTGACTGACCTACTGAAAGAGATGCAGGGATAAGCACCAAACTAGCTAACCAAACTTGCTAGTATCCATTAGAATTGTGGAAAATGAAGGAGTTTGTCATAATGTAGGCAATGGGCAACCTTTACTGTGTGATCTAAACCGTCTGAGAACGGTGAGCGCGGAGTCGGCATGGTTCTCAGACCAAGTACAGTACGCTTGAGTATGTGGGAGACTTTACCCATAAAATGTGTGGACGACACATTGTGAAGGACGAAACACATCTGTGGCATGTATCACtgtattagttttgttttttaaatgttgcctCGACTGACGGAACAGCTCTGGGCTGAAGTCCAGAGATGTATTCTAACTTCCAAACACTTCATCACTCCCTGTCCAGTATGTGTTGATCAAAGAGTCTCTACAGTGGTCATCGGGTCTTTTAGCCTTaaatctgtcacaaaaacaaGCACACACCACACAGCATCAGTCTTGAGCTGAGAAGTCAGCTAACCTTTACATTCTGTTAGCTAAGCGTTACAGGGATGGAACTATTTCACTTTCTGGTGAACAGGGCAGGTTGCTTCAACCCCGGAGAGCAATAAAAGGTATAGCAGGAGAAATCTATCACTTCCTAAAGCAGAAATTATAACCTAGAAGTCAGATATTCCTGCAGCTAAACATAAACGGGTGCAATGTTATTTCTGCTTCctactttaataatttttttgagaGTTGGACAAGCAGTTTGGAATACAAGTACTACTCTGCTAAAGTAGAAATAAGACAGGGGAAGGCGGCAAtgaggaagaaggaaaaaaattaatagtcCCTCAAATTATTAGGAACATGTCAGTGAATGGGTGAAGTGCATGTTAAATATGTAGAGAGCAAAAACAACCCAGACACCTGAAACCTgctacaaaaatacaaagaaacatCGAGGCAGGAGGTGACGAGGTTCACTTCCACAGAAAAGACTCCTGCTTTGtgttcagacaaaacaaatgagAATGCTTTTGGCAAGTTTCCAAAGTGGATGACAAAAAGCAGGTGGCAACCTCTCGATGTGTGTCAAACGGAGAAGGAGAAGGACTTCAGTAGCTGTCATGTTTGGGATGATTAAGCCGGGGAAGCTAACGGCTCGGGGCTCCACTCGCTGCTAGCCAGCGGGCTGGTTTGGTCGATGCTGGGAGCAATTAAGCAGCAACAAGGAATTCTCCAAGACAAGACTCGTGACTTTTCCTTCCTGCTTCTTTCTGCTCAGGGTGACATTTTGAAAGCACGCTGAATAATGAGGATTTGGGAAGGAGTACATTCTTCCACTCCTCCTGTCTGGGTCTGTTTCGTTCTGCCGTCTCGGCTCTTATTTAGTGCAAAATCTTCTGTGTGCATTTCTCAGTGTGGAGGTGAGCACGGGTTCATTTGGGAGGTAATTAACTTTTTCTACTTCCGTTGCTCTCCTCATCCACACATCCCCAATCATTTccacctgtttttgtttttcacactgcaaaaacaaacacaagtatTTTTTGCCTAGTTTATCTTAGGACACtggaaataatacaaaactaaattgcaagtaactttcagcaagatatagaggcttgtttaggtcaacaattccttcatattgatgaaaaataacaagacaggaaaaatgtctcattataagtgaaaatctgtcagtggaactagaacctttttcatcaatttaccttcagacatgtttggtttgatataataaaacagtttttgaaaacGATCAAACAGTGGTGGTTTTGGATATGGGCTAAATGGGCAGTTGTCCAGGGCGGCATCAGAAAAGGGTGGAGCAGAAAAGAACTACAATATTTCTCATCTGACAGTGGTTTTCTGAACAAGTTTGTTACTACTTGTACGAATGTGTAGTGGACTAAGGTTCCCTTAGTTAGTGTTGAGTACTGGGAATCTACCTGctttctgctacaaaaaaaataaaaaaaaataaaacaatataataaaaaaaaaacccagataatttcttttttttacccctccagggggtctttttgtgggctctagtgtcccttatatgacagtgggctgacaggaaacggggaaggagaggggggaagacatgcggcaaatgtcgtcaggtccgggagtcgaacccgcgacggccgcgtcgaggactcaaggcctccaaatacgggtcgcgctaaccactatgccaccacggcacgccccataatttcttattttgtaattGATTAGAGTGCAGCAGAAGGAGCCCAGGGGAACATTTCTCCAAGAACCACAactgcataaatattcatatttcaagCTTGCAATGTTAGGTAAAGTGATTAGTCATGATTAATCACAGAGCCACAGTGTGCTTAATCTGATTACATTTCTTAATCGATTGACAGGACTAATTTTTATACAACTTCCCTCTGCCTGTCTGTGTCTCTATTCTCACATTATTTCCCCCCTTCAAGCAAAgccaaaaatattacaaagcaATAAAAGCCCATGAGCCGCACTTCTGTGACCTCCTGCCTCCCTCATCCAGGTAAAGGAGAGAGCTGAATGGAGATGGGATGTGCTGCGTGTGGAAGGTGAAAGTCAGTCATCCTGAACTGTACAATTAAATCAGAGAGAGGCCGAGTGAATGGGCGCTCCTCTGGAGGGCAGGAGATAAAAGAGGGGTGGCCACCCAGCTCAGGGAGGAAGACTGAAGTTCACAGAGGTCTGACTGAAGCGCCGGCTGTCAGCCTGTCTGCTAGGCCTTTCCTCTGCTTCAGTTTTCACACTCCAACTGTTCTTTCATGTGtcgcaaaaaaacccaaaaacatgtTGCAATCCAACACGCTTCCACGAAGGTGTTCTCACTTCCGGATCACTTCGGAGCAAAAAACAACCGGTGCAAACAGCCTCAAGCTTGTCCATGCAAGTACAAAGTGAGATGGAGTGTGATTTATGATCCATTACAAGTCTTTGGAGTAAAGTAGAATAAGAAAGACAAGTAGGCTGCTGCCTAATTGAGGTAATGGGAgagaaaaaatacttaaaaaaaaaaaaaaaaatcggaaaagtgtggcatacatgTCTATCCAGCCCCCTGCTATCAGTACTTTATGGAACCATCTTTCACTGCTGGCACAACTgcttatttttttgcaaaaaaaactcaaatttagtCTTGCAACACATTCTTAGTTTGATTTTGGTGTGGACTTTGACAAGGCCATTCTATTGTGGATCCAGTGTATTTGTCAAAATTTCAGCATCTATATTCCATCTAGGTTTAAACAAGATAACTGCCTAAAAGTGGTTAACCTTCTaacggaaataaaaaaatcatgagATCCTAAAGGCTTTACGAACAATTCAAAACCACCAGAAAGAATCAACTGAGTCCTATTGATTTGATTTGGTACACTAAACTaatcttatctttttttttctgttgttacaTTATGTTTTCACAATTTCTGCATGTGGAAagtgctttttacttttatttgcgGGTTAATAATT
This portion of the Xiphophorus hellerii strain 12219 chromosome 21, Xiphophorus_hellerii-4.1, whole genome shotgun sequence genome encodes:
- the LOC116711712 gene encoding piggyBac transposable element-derived protein 4-like codes for the protein MQKRLSAQQALELIQSSASPWDSDGEDINLQLDSDSELSSDEETLPPPPPQKRARLGSEPSETAKDGTVWREQQVGTHLHVTPIEPYATDGEPSAKARRSIRSRLQSFLCFITIGMLRSIQEWTTQHARHTEQQDWFMGLPELMAFISVVILRGVNKVPSLGDSWSANLGNPRIIATMARSRFKNIMRHLRFDDMLTRRERAETDKFAAIADVWGSFVTNCIASFNPGRHITIDEQLYPSKTRCCFLQYIATKPDKFGIKFWVACDLKSKYICNVFPYLGKDPSRPSGERLSESVVMRLMEPFMDKGRTVTMDNFFTSLSLAQRLLSRKTTILGTVNKRRREIPQSTSQTDRTAFTTQVFSTTGATLTVYAPKRKKAVYILSSMHSVVETEDTTKRKPNTVTDYNKTKCGVDVMDQMVREYSVRAGTRRWPVAVFYNMIDMAALNAHVLYQACFGVKERRVDFLVELAKELGNFHVNEKKAHKEKLLREQPSTPSPGKRAKCQVNHRCKTNNATVRCVDCYRYTCGKCTRVIP